In Bacteroidales bacterium, the genomic stretch GATCTGGCCGGTGATGCCCGGTATACGGTCAGCGGACATGTGAATTTGCAATCCCATCTGATCATCGAACCTGGTGCCTCCTTTGATTTTGAAGAGGATATTGCTCTCAGGGTCTATAGCAATGGTGTGCTGGAAGCCGATGCTGCCGAACAGGAGCGCATTGTATTCACCAGCAAAAGAGCTTCTTCCGGCATTTACTGGAAAGGCATTTATGTGAACAGCAACGATTTAAATAATCAACTCTCCAATGTGGAGATTTCCTTTGCCGGCAATAGTGAGTGGAATTTCAGCGGATATGATTATGCCGGAGCCGTAGGTATAGAAGATGGACAAATTGGCCTGGCGCAGACAACTATCAGCAACAGCAAGGCTTATGGAATTTACGTAAAAACAGGTGGTTTCGTCAGTTTCAGCTCCAACAGCTTTGAGGAGAATGCCGTGCCCATAGCTTTGATGGCCAACCAGGCCGGTATGATCGATGAAGCTACTACCTTTAGCAATAATGGATGGGACGGCATACACATCTATGGCAGTACCCTCACGGAAGAGGCTACTTGGATGAATCTTAGCGGTGATGCCCGTTATCGGATTACCGGTGATGTATACACCGATGCCGGGCTAACCCTGGACCCGGGGGCTCATCTGGCCTTTGATGAAGACCGGAAGCTTAAGATACAGGACACAGGTTATTTCGTGGCCGATGGTACAGCTACCGATGGAATAACCTTGACCTCCTCCAACGAAGCGGGCCAGATACGCTGGGAAGGAGTATGGATTGCTTCATCCGACGCCCGCAATAGCCTGAATTACGTGACCATGGATTATGCCGGCGGATCCGAGATGAATTTTGCCGGTCCCAATTATTTTACCGCCCTGGGCGGCGATGATGATGATTCACCCTATGTTTCGGTAACCAATTCTGTCATATCCAATAGCGGAGGATATGCCATTTATTGGGAAGGCGGAACCATCAACGATGCCACTTCCGCTGCAGCCAACAATACCTTCACTAACAATGCCGAGGCAAATGATGTGGTAATGCCTTAGGGTTTTTGGGTATCTTTCCGGGCGCCCGGCGGTCACGGACCGTTGAGCCCCGGAGAGATTTCCGGCCGGAAAGGAGCAGTCCCCTGCTCCTGCGTGAAATTAACCCTGTTAAGTGTGGTTTTATAAGGAATTTTACCAAAAACAGCTCTTAGGCTCCTTGCAGAGGAGCTTTAAGAGCTGTTTTCAAATGAGCTAAGTGTCTTTCTTTGCCGACTTTTCAGAGCTTCTCAAGCGCAGTTTTGAATCTTGAAGCAACTTCATCGGCAATCCCTTCCAGTTCAGGGTTATCCAGCATTTTCATCAGTTGTGAGGGGTTAACGGCAACAATTTCTGTCTTCCCACCACCAATATCTTTGACCAGTACCTTACAGGGGAGGAAAACCCCAATATTCTCTTCTTTTTGAAGGGTTTGCCAGGCAAATCCGGCATTACACGCTCCCAGAATGCGATAGGTATTCATGGTTTTACCCAGCTTTTCTTCCAGGGTTTTATGCATATCAATCTCTGTGACGATGCCGAAACCCTCGTCCTTAAGCGAAGCTTTCACCTGCTGGGTGGCTTCATCCACCGTAGCTGTGATGGTCCTGGAGAAATAAAACTTTTCCTTCTCGACGTTTTCCTGCGCCACGCCGGCGATGGTGATCATCACCATCAGCATACCTGTTAGAATCGAGTTCTTTTTCATAGGTGACATTTTTTAGATT encodes the following:
- a CDS encoding right-handed parallel beta-helix repeat-containing protein is translated as MFKKIQFLAVLAGMFLLTLSACEELIDETNEEDQITLEADAGIDFSAEVGALVQLDGSNSSSSEGTFTYFWEFSSIPSESNAQLEDATTATPSFTPDIQGDYNIELVITNGGQEDSDQVTVSVSTASPTSIEVSGEITEDMVWKDHISDPDIPDYHITGHVYLNAQLQIEPNVLVHVDEDRGFYVNDPGTFISEGTAASPVIFESSDAAAGLLWKGMRVNSSSSLNKLEHTHILHAGNSEIGFSGQDFTTAIGIEGGKLSLLNTTVEQSGGYGLFLHSGELDGFTENAFIDNTQYGIRINAEQAGKLDGGTSFSDPSSAVQIYSSTLEASMQTTWPDLAGDARYTVSGHVNLQSHLIIEPGASFDFEEDIALRVYSNGVLEADAAEQERIVFTSKRASSGIYWKGIYVNSNDLNNQLSNVEISFAGNSEWNFSGYDYAGAVGIEDGQIGLAQTTISNSKAYGIYVKTGGFVSFSSNSFEENAVPIALMANQAGMIDEATTFSNNGWDGIHIYGSTLTEEATWMNLSGDARYRITGDVYTDAGLTLDPGAHLAFDEDRKLKIQDTGYFVADGTATDGITLTSSNEAGQIRWEGVWIASSDARNSLNYVTMDYAGGSEMNFAGPNYFTALGGDDDDSPYVSVTNSVISNSGGYAIYWEGGTINDATSAAANNTFTNNAEANDVVMP
- a CDS encoding DUF302 domain-containing protein: MKKNSILTGMLMVMITIAGVAQENVEKEKFYFSRTITATVDEATQQVKASLKDEGFGIVTEIDMHKTLEEKLGKTMNTYRILGACNAGFAWQTLQKEENIGVFLPCKVLVKDIGGGKTEIVAVNPSQLMKMLDNPELEGIADEVASRFKTALEKL